A genomic region of Natronospira bacteriovora contains the following coding sequences:
- a CDS encoding DUF3391 domain-containing protein — translation MALKKIDIRDLKVGMYVAELDRPWIDSPFLFQGFRIE, via the coding sequence ATGGCATTGAAGAAAATCGATATCCGCGACCTCAAGGTCGGCATGTATGTGGCGGAGCTGGACCGCCCCTGGATTGATTCGCCCTTCCTCTTTCAGGGTTTTCGCATCGAG